The following proteins are encoded in a genomic region of Terriglobales bacterium:
- a CDS encoding NAD(P)/FAD-dependent oxidoreductase, producing the protein MESDSPHTSSARPPAYIPRVVVIGGGFGGLKAALGLAKANVRVLLLDRKNHHTFQPLLYQVALAALSPADISAPIRSALHGKKNVEVLIGNAIGFDLERRVINLEGGDYVVYDYLVLATGATHSYFGHDHWEAFAPGLKSLEDATEIRRRVLLAFELAERESLLDGIQRPLNFVIVGGGPTGVELAGAISEIARHVLSRDFHGTDPRRARVILLEGGPRVLPAYAEDLSASAQKQLEQLGVEVHTSTMVTNVEPGAVWVGDERIASAVTLWAAGVKASPLGQALGAKVDRSGRVFVNNRLNIESHPEIFVIGDLAHFEQDGAPVPGVAPVAIQMGQYVAKEIRRRISGEPSQAFSYWDKGSMATIGRSKGIAQIGKIHLSGFLAWSAWLFIHLIYLIGYRNRFFVLLNWAWQYLSWQSGARLITGSNVLPGWQEHHEPAEEQKQGVG; encoded by the coding sequence ATGGAAAGTGACAGCCCGCATACGTCTTCGGCTCGGCCCCCTGCCTATATACCCCGTGTTGTGGTAATCGGCGGCGGCTTCGGCGGACTTAAAGCCGCTCTCGGTCTAGCGAAAGCGAATGTCCGCGTTCTGCTGCTCGATCGCAAGAACCACCATACATTCCAGCCGTTGCTGTATCAGGTCGCATTGGCCGCTTTATCGCCGGCAGACATTTCGGCGCCGATTCGCAGTGCTCTACACGGCAAAAAGAATGTTGAGGTCCTGATTGGAAACGCCATCGGCTTTGATCTCGAGCGCCGCGTCATTAACCTGGAGGGCGGCGACTATGTCGTTTACGACTACCTGGTCCTGGCCACTGGCGCGACCCATTCCTATTTCGGACATGATCACTGGGAAGCTTTTGCGCCGGGTTTGAAAAGCCTGGAAGATGCCACTGAAATCCGCCGGCGCGTGCTCCTGGCATTCGAGCTGGCGGAGCGCGAGTCGCTGCTCGATGGTATTCAGCGACCGCTGAATTTCGTGATCGTGGGTGGCGGCCCGACCGGGGTAGAACTCGCCGGAGCGATCTCGGAAATCGCCCGGCACGTGCTCAGCAGAGATTTCCATGGCACCGACCCTCGTCGTGCGCGGGTGATCTTGTTAGAAGGCGGTCCACGCGTATTGCCGGCGTACGCCGAAGATTTATCGGCCAGCGCGCAAAAACAGCTCGAACAGCTCGGAGTTGAAGTCCATACGAGCACCATGGTCACGAATGTGGAGCCGGGCGCGGTGTGGGTTGGCGACGAACGCATCGCTTCAGCAGTCACCTTGTGGGCCGCCGGAGTGAAGGCTTCACCTTTGGGCCAGGCGCTCGGCGCGAAAGTTGATCGTAGTGGGCGCGTCTTCGTGAACAATCGTCTAAATATCGAATCGCATCCGGAGATCTTCGTAATCGGTGACCTCGCACACTTCGAGCAAGATGGAGCACCTGTGCCCGGAGTCGCCCCGGTTGCGATCCAGATGGGCCAATACGTTGCTAAAGAGATCAGGCGACGCATCTCCGGAGAGCCGAGCCAGGCCTTCAGCTATTGGGACAAAGGCAGCATGGCGACCATCGGCCGCAGCAAAGGCATCGCCCAGATCGGGAAAATTCACCTCTCTGGATTCCTCGCGTGGTCAGCCTGGCTATTTATCCACCTGATCTACCTGATTGGGTATCGCAATCGATTCTTTGTCCTTTTGAACTGGGCTTGGCAATACTTGAGCTGGCAGTCCGGCGCCCGGCTCATAACCGGGAGCAACGTCTTGCCCGGATGGCAAGAGCACCATGAACCCGCCGAGGAGCAAAAGCAGGGCGTTGGGTAG
- a CDS encoding type IV pilus twitching motility protein PilT, with protein sequence MNIDDLLRIAMDRKASDLHLKVGNFPHIRIDGELVPLSEQSRTTAEDMLNMAFSMMSNRQKQKFKETAELDMAYGVAGLGRFRVNVFQQRGNVGLVLRVIPTKIRVLDELYLPKVIEKICDEARGLVLVTGVTGSGKSTTLAAMIDRVNSLRPEHIITIEDPIEFLHRDKRGFVNQREVEVDTPSFASALRASLRQDPDVILVGEMRDLETISTALHAAETGHMVFSTLHTLDAVETINRIISVFPPPEQKQVRMQLAATLRAVISQRLVRKADGNGRVPAVEILISTAFIRECIITPEKTRMIREALAGGTSQYGMQTFDQSLYDLYQQGLVTYETALENATNPDDFKLKVQGIGSTADAAREQMEAAGFGR encoded by the coding sequence ATGAACATCGATGATTTGCTCCGGATAGCCATGGACCGCAAGGCATCCGACTTGCATTTGAAGGTTGGCAACTTTCCTCACATTCGCATCGACGGCGAACTCGTGCCGCTAAGCGAGCAATCTCGCACGACCGCGGAAGACATGCTGAACATGGCTTTCAGCATGATGTCGAATCGCCAGAAGCAGAAATTCAAAGAGACCGCCGAGCTCGATATGGCGTACGGAGTCGCGGGACTGGGGCGTTTCCGTGTGAACGTCTTCCAGCAGCGCGGCAACGTTGGATTGGTGCTGCGCGTCATCCCGACGAAGATTCGCGTCCTTGACGAGCTCTATCTGCCGAAAGTCATCGAAAAGATTTGCGATGAAGCTCGCGGGCTCGTTCTCGTGACCGGCGTTACCGGTTCGGGAAAATCGACGACGCTGGCGGCAATGATAGATCGCGTGAATTCGCTGCGGCCTGAGCACATCATCACCATCGAAGACCCTATCGAATTCCTGCATCGCGACAAGCGCGGGTTCGTGAACCAGCGCGAAGTGGAAGTCGATACGCCTTCGTTTGCATCGGCGCTGCGCGCCAGTTTGCGTCAGGATCCAGACGTCATTCTGGTCGGCGAAATGCGCGACCTGGAAACTATCTCGACGGCACTACACGCCGCCGAAACTGGACACATGGTTTTCTCCACGCTGCACACGCTCGATGCGGTGGAGACCATCAACCGTATTATTTCCGTGTTTCCTCCGCCGGAGCAGAAGCAGGTTCGCATGCAGCTTGCCGCGACTCTGCGCGCCGTCATCAGCCAACGACTGGTGCGTAAAGCGGACGGTAATGGCCGAGTTCCCGCTGTAGAGATACTCATTTCTACAGCCTTCATCCGCGAATGCATTATTACGCCGGAAAAAACGCGCATGATCCGCGAGGCGCTCGCCGGTGGCACTTCCCAATATGGGATGCAGACATTTGACCAGTCTCTCTACGACCTGTATCAACAAGGGCTCGTCACTTACGAAACAGCATTGGAAAACGCTACCAATCCCGACGACTTCAAACTGAAGGTGCAAGGTATCGGTTCTACCGCAGATGCCGCACGCGAGCAGATGGAGGCGGCGGGGTTCGGCAGATAG